The Papaver somniferum cultivar HN1 unplaced genomic scaffold, ASM357369v1 unplaced-scaffold_75, whole genome shotgun sequence genome includes the window AAATCTTATCTTGTATTGTCCacagatattccttgatactcaaggtgatcccaatccGATATATTGTGAATCTTTGAATCAATATTTTCGATTTTCCAGCAAATCAAAAGATATCTCTTGGAAATTTATAGTAGTtatgtgctaaactaatattagatattttctaatgagaaTTTTCGGAATTACAGGtaggatattagttggaaatataaaaatcgaaattaggtacttattgcatatcttgagaatattttcggttttggaatttccttgttgtccaaacaaccttagtctataaatagttgagtttgcactTCTTgcgaactatcctaagatccaggaaaacttcattcatgttgtttgtggtagagccgtctatccggagaggaattaccctaattaggagaaatctcttatacCACTcgtttacatttttttttgggaATCAAGAAGCTCTGCGATTACCGCTGGTGGTAAACTATAtacttgcattgttattttagttttcgattattgatttgattgactagcggtttctgaaactttgattgcacctagtttgattgagagccttctcttctgacataagggtcactcaaactagatcaaattaTAGAAGGGATCATTAgaattgttgttagatctaaagacaatcTTATGGATTCGATCATATCAGAATTCGATAGTCGTGAATCTGAATATAAgttattgattttgattgatcttaccagacaaaggagtttacttatTCAAACGAAAGATCCTTTTACATAACTCAACGAATCTTTTTATAAAAGATTATTGGAGAActtaccaaacaactttgttcttttactgtttggaagacgatcaaaaggagttgagtgcttaagactttacatcggtaaagcaactAGAGATAATGATTTGATGTCTTGGGATGCACATGCGTGACCAGTAGATCGTAGACGCATGAATACtgaaggaactaagtaactaggagtAGATTACTTGGTATCAACGATACAAAGTTGGCGTTGtgctttgtatagcggcttaagtttgagagtattcaaagatggactaggtcacAGAGTTTTTCTGTatatgcgatttcctcgttaacaaaatcttgttgtgtcatttactttacttccgcattatagttATTGAATTATAATAATGTAAATTGCACTTGTTTGTTATCAAGTGAATACctagttgttgtattatctcgactttaCCCATAAACGATCAcgcttggtatcagacttataggttgaaacggaAGAACGTGATGTATCTGGAAACCCTCGTCACTCCAAGTATTAACTTCTTAATCTTTTCCTTATAATTACTATATTTGATGGTTGTTTCTAATGGTGCTATTAACAACTAATcaagttttgttattcattgaaatatttttaattaaagtgCTGAACTTAAAGATTCATCAAAATAAAACCAAGAAGTTATGGAGATTTTATACTGATATACTCACATTTTGAAAATTGAGGATACAAGTGTCTTTTGTATTTATATAATTTCCACTTCTCTTAAAGTGTTTGATCAACTAATTTAAACTAGTTTTCATGCCGAGTTAGACTTTGCAGATAGATTTTGAAACTTACGAAGGTTAATGTTGTTGAAGGTGGTGGAGGAAGAGAACGAAGAAATGATCAGGGATGACACACgaatttaaaaattgaaaaatatgaaACACAAGCATCGTAATTGGCAACTTTTCCATTTTGGGTAATTATTAAGAAAAACAGTTTTGTGCCAACACTAGCAACACCAGAATACCAGACAGGTTCCATCTTAAATAGATTTTGTTTAGAAGTTTTCGATTTTTGGAATTATCACATGAAAAGACTTGAAATGTACACCAAATTTTGCTACCATTTTCGGCAATCTTACACATTCATTAAGCAATGATTTTGCATTCAACTGTTAGGAATCGATCAAAAACGCAACGgaaattggtttaaaaattttctatcaaacccCTTATTTCATAGATGTTAATAAGAGCAAAGAGGGATTAGAGATTTTGTGTACCTTTCCTTTTGCTAATCCAAATCtccaagaagaacaaaaaaatccACTTTTAGCTTTATCTCCAAAACCACCCTAaaggaaggaagaagaacaagTCCTATAGCTTTGTTTCTAAACACCAAACTCCAATTGATTACCACCAACAACTTTGTTCACTTGATTCAAACCAAACTACTTTTGATCTGTTTGTACTTTCACTAACAATCACCGTGATTCTAAAGCACCGACTGTATCCTTGAAGAAGAGAATGTAAAACAAGTTTCTATAGCTTTTGGGAATAAAAGCTCGTATTGTTTTTGCTTAGGAAAATAAGACAAAAGACAATTGCTGCCACAAAACTAGAAAGACACGTAGGTTGGTTTTGGACTTTCTTCCAAAATCCTTAATTGTATAGggaagagaaaataagaagacaCAGCTTTCTTAGCTTTTTCGGTAGTTCTAGCCTTGATTGCTTgctccccttatatagttttcattcTAGGAGTTGTCCCTCTTATTTTCAAATACCTTTTCCAAATACAATTAGGTGTTTTGGGATACAAACAATTTTAGCTTTTCTTAACCGTACAGGACTCTATGTGTCTCACACAATTCCAAATACGATTAGGAAATTACAAGTCATTCCACCAAAGACTTGTAATTGACAAACACTCTAAAATTGTCTGTTTTAATAAAAGTAAAACCCTTCCTTTACTTTGTTACAATAAGTCCCTCCGTGAATACTGGTATTCATAAATTCTCATAGTCGTGTAAAAATTACACATCAGCTCCCTATGCAGAATTTATATTTGGTCCTTGATGCgctttttacattatttttctaATAATCACTTAAAAAATTCAAGTGCCCACTGGCCAGTCTAGAATAATAATTCCCGcacaataatccaagggaatagaCATCGAGACGGATACCATATTGAATATGTATATTCTTACTGCGTACTAACGACTATCCATCTTACCCAGATATTGGATCCAAAAATGACCTCACTGCTTGGTAAGACAAGATGCCCGGAAATACACGTAGGGTATATACATATTCTCAGGATTAAGAACTTATGTAAAGTAGTAACTTAGATCTATTCACAAGCTGATAAATTACGAACAGAAATAACCGACCGGTTCGACATAATCCAATTACATCAACCTGCTAGATTTAGAAGTCTCCACTTCTATGATGAGATTTATCATAATACGTACGTAATAATCATAGCAAGTTATAATCTAATCAATAAAAATGATTCACATAGATTACAAACTAAAATGTCACCAATATATTATATCTCCCACTGTATAAATTAAAACTAATATATTCGACCATATCTCACAAAGCATGTTTAAAGTGAATTGTTAAATAATATTTAAAATGTAATGTCAAACTATTGTTTTTGGGCATAACCCCAACAATCTCCCACTTGCACGAAAACaataaaaaatcagttttgactccCATCCCATCAACATGAGAATCAAACGCCTTTTGTGTCAAGGCTTTGGTAATGGGATCTGCCAAATTCTGCGCTGAGGCTATCTTAGTGACAACTACTTCGCCTTTCTTTGACATGTCTCCAATAATATGATACTTTCTTTGAATGTGCTTGTTCTTAGAGTGGTGTCTAGGTTCTTCACAATTAGCTACATCACCactattatcaaaaaaaataataataataagtggTATAGATGCAGGAACCACTGTAAGACTAGTTAGAAAATTCTTTAGCTGCTTCGCAAGCCGCTATATATTCAGCTTCAGTAGTAGAGTCAGCAATACATTTTTGCTTGACAGTTCTCCAACTAACGGCTGCTCCACCTAATGTGAACACATATCCTGAAGTTGACTTTCTCTTATCCTCATCTGATTGAAAATCAGAATCAGCATAACCAAGAGGTACCAATTCTTCGGATCCGTAAACCAACATATGATCTCTAGTTCTCCTGAGATACTTTAGAATATGTTTTACGGCAATCCAATGTTCCCTTCCTGGACTGGATTGGAACCGACTGACCATCCCAACTGCATAACAAATTTCTGGCCTAGTACATAGCATAGCATACATGAGAGTGCCTACATCCGAAGCATAATGAACATTACTCATTTCTTGCATTTCCTCTGATGTCTTGGGACAAAGAGTCTTTATAAGCTTAATGCCATGTCTATAGGGTAAGAAACCTTTCTTTGAGTTTTGCATAGCAAATCTCTCCAGCAATTTGTCAATGTAAGTGGCTTGGTATAAGCCAATCATTCTAGCATTTCGATTTCTGAGAATTTTAATGCCTAGAATGTAACTGGCCTCTCCCAAGTCTTtcattctaaagtgattggacaACCATAGCTTTACTGACGATAATGCTCCTACATCATTTCCAATGAGTAATATATCATCTACATACAATACCAAAAACATCACCATGTTTCCTTGAGTCTTCTTGTAAACACACGGTTCATCAAGATTTTGCTCAAAACCCATAGATTTAATGGCCTCATCAAATCTAATATTCCAGCTTCGAGATGCTTGCTTAAGTCCTTAAATATACTTATGCAACTTGCATACTTTATGCTCATGGCCTTTAATTACATATCCCTCTGGTTGGATCATGTAAATGTCCTCTTCAAGATTGCCTTTCAGAAAGGCAGTCTTGACGTCCATCTGCCAAATCTCATAGTCAAAATGAGATGCAATGGACAAAGAGTATTCTAATGGACTTAAGCATTGCTACTGGCGAAAAAGTATCCTCGTAATCGATTCCCTCTTTCTGAGTGTACCCTTTTTCCACCAACCTAGCTTTAAGGGTTTCAACCTTACCATCTGGTCCTCTTTTCTTCTTGTAAATCCATTTACACCCAATAGGTTTAATATTAGGTGGTAGATCTACAATACTCCAGACTCCATTAGAATGGATGGATTCTATTTCAGTATCCATACCGGACAACCATTTTCTCGATTCAGGGTCATTTACTTCCTTGTTGTAACTAGTAGGATCCGAATCCTGCTCATCTAGGATAACTTGAAAATTTTCTCCAAAGAACTGAGCATACTTAGGATTTCGTCTCCTTGGTCTAGTACTACGAAGAGGCTGATTTGGTTGAGCAACAACTATATGTTCAACTTGTTGTTCCGGTTGTCCTACAACTAGCGGTTGAACTTGTGGTTCAACTTCATGTTGAGGATGTACTACTTCTTCATCCATATGAAGAACCGGATCTACTAATGGTTCATCAAATATCGGAGGATACTGCTGAACTATTGGTTGTTGCACAACTACTGGTGTATTTGTATGTGTATTATTACTAGCTTGTTCACAGAATTCAGGAATATCAAAGGAAGTTAGTCGCAAATTTGAAGCAGTTTTGTTAGACACTTCATTGTTTACTAGAAGTGAACTAGAAGTAATACTAACTCCCACTGAACCATTTTCACACAACTCTTCAAGCACAACTTTACTTCGAGGCTTATAGTCCATCATATAATCGTCTTCGAGAAATATTGCATTAGTACTTACTACCAACTTTTTCTCTTTCGAATTATAAAATAGACCAGCTGTAGTACCTTTTGGGTATCCTACAAACAAGCAAACTTTTGACCTTGATTCTAGTTTACTAAACTTTCCTTTTAGCACATGTGCAGGACAACCCCAAATTCTTAAATGTCGTAGACTTGGCTTACGCCCAGACCACAGCTCCCTGGGTGTGTTAGGAACTGCCTTACTAGGTACCAAATTCAGAATATATGCTGCTGTTTCTAAGGATAATCCCCAAAAAGATATAGGTAATGTAATATAACTCATCATGGACCTTACCATCTCTAGTAAAGTTATATTCCTTCTCTCTGCcacaccattttgttgtggtgttcCAGGTGCAGTCAACTGGGATACAATCCCATGTTCTACTAAGTATGCACCAAACAGAGTTGAAAGATACTCGCCACCTCGATCTGATCTAATGGCTTTCAATTTCTTTCCTATTTGGTTTTCGACCTCTGCCTTGTATTCTTTGAACTTTTCAAAAGAATCAGACTTATGATGCATAAGGTAGATGTAGCCATATCTAGAATAATCATCAGTGAAAGTGATGAAATACTCATAGCCACCTCTAGCTCTAACATTCATCGGTCCACATACATCAGTGTGTACTAATTCTAATACTTCATAGGCTTTAACACCTTTCCCTGTAAATTGTCTCTTGCTCATTTTACCTTCCAAACAGGACTCACAAACTGACCATGGTTCAATTTCTAACGAATCCAGAGATCCATTTTGAACCAAACGTTTGATCATGTTAAGGTTGATATGACCAAGCCTTAGATGCCATAAGTATGTAGCATTAGTAGAAGGACTTTTCCTTTTAAGAGTGATAACAGATGATATACATTCATTATTTAAAACACAAGGAACAATAGGAGAAATAAGATATAAACCATGCGCCAACACACCAGTAAAAATAACAAAACTGTCTTTAATTATTAAAACCTTAAAAGAatcaaatttaattgtcaaacCATCTCTAATGAGACAAGACACTGAAATTAAATTCCGCCTAATGTCTGGCACATATAAACAATCTTTCAAAACTAAAACCTTATTCTCATTGTTACTATTACTACTAAGACGAACTCTTCCTACGGCTACGGCAGCAACTCTTTCATTCGAACCTAGGCTCAGATAAATTTCTCCTTTACTTAGTTGTCTGGTTATCTGAAACCCCTGAAATGAATTGCATacatgcttagtggctccaaAATCTATACACCAACTGTTTTATGTATAAGTGGAAACATTTGCCTCAACAACTAAAGATTCAAAATTACCTTCTGATTTCTTCTTAGCTAAGTACTCCGTGCAGTTGCGCTTCCAATGACCAGGCTTGTTGCAGTGGAAACACTTTCCTTTGCAACACTTTCTCCCTTGTTCTTTTTAACACCCAAAGCATGGTTGCTGAAGGAGTTGTTTTTTGACCTTTCTTCTTAGGATTCTTTCGCTTAGGTTTGCGCTTAGAATCCTCCGCTAAGTTAACACTTCCAGTTGCCTTTTTATTGTGCAAAATTCCTTCCGCAGTTTGCAATTGGTTAAGTAACTCGGGAAGAGTTAAAACCATCTTATTCATTTTGACATTCAACTTGAAATGTGCAAACGAACTGGGAAGGGAATTAAGAACAATGTCAACTTTCATATTAGCATCGATAGTTGACCCAAGGGTATCCAATTCGTTAAACAGAGATATCATGAGAATGACGTGCTCACGAACTGGAGTTCCTTCTTGCATCTTAGTGTTCATTAGATTTTTAGTAGCTTCCGCTTTGGTGGGACGATTGTGTTCAAAAAACATCTCTTTTAGACCATTAATGATCTCAGCAGCTTTCTCAAAGCCCTCATATTGGTGATGCAATACATTGGAAATAGAAACCATGATATAGCACTTGGCCATATCATTAGCCTTTTTCCACCTTGCATGCTCACCTACTGTGGTTTCAGGTTCAGGGAGTATAGGTTCTGGATCACTAAGAACAAACTTGTAATCTTGTACAGTGAGTATAATATCCAAGTTTCTTTTCCAATCAACATAGTTGGGACTGGTTAATTGGTTTTCTTTCAAGATAATCTGTAAGGGACTGAGGCTCGACATTGACATCTAAACATGCATAACAAATAAGTCGTAGTGAGATAAAACAGctcttaaaaaaattaaaaatttatttATCACAACTCCCTAGTATTACGATAAAGATCGGATTCCCAAAACTTTGCATCCGT containing:
- the LOC113344226 gene encoding uncharacterized protein LOC113344226; amino-acid sequence: MSSLSPLQIILKENQLTSPNYVDWKRNLDIILTVQDYKFVLSDPEPILPEPETTVGEHARWKKANDMAKCYIMVSISNVLHHQYEGFEKAAEIINGLKEMFFEHNRPTKAEATKNLMNTKMQEGTPFVCTFQVECQNE